One Mycolicibacter sp. MU0083 DNA window includes the following coding sequences:
- a CDS encoding HNH endonuclease signature motif containing protein has translation MSSIATSANAKASPAERLDALFEELSQLCGQRNAIDGRIVDIVAEIDHDGLWGATGARSIAALVAWKTGSSPGNAHAIAAVAHRTPEFPRCTHELREGRLSLDQVAVIAERAADGSDDHYAELASVATVSQLRTAIKLEPRPDPGPTPDPTPAISKTSDTEYDTWRIRLPHPESAMLDAALQSHRDALITTWKHDLDAGADSTGQHPPMPTTIDAFLRLIESGWDTEARRRPHGQRTTVVVHVDADTHLAGLHLGPLLSDPERQYLTCDATCEVWFQRHGRVIGAGRNTRTVGRRLRRALEHRDRTCVIPGCGATAGLHAHHIVHWEDGGPTDLSNLVLVCPYHHRQHHRGLITITGPAEHLTVTDDNGHPLQPGSLARTPTTPPPAVPPYPGPTGERADWWWYPPFQPQPPPPTD, from the coding sequence ATGTCCTCGATAGCGACTTCGGCTAACGCGAAAGCGTCTCCCGCCGAACGTCTTGACGCGTTGTTCGAGGAACTGTCGCAGTTGTGTGGGCAGCGCAATGCCATCGATGGCCGCATCGTCGACATCGTCGCCGAGATCGACCACGACGGCCTGTGGGGCGCCACCGGAGCCCGCTCGATTGCCGCCCTGGTGGCCTGGAAGACCGGCAGCTCACCGGGCAACGCCCACGCGATCGCCGCCGTGGCACACCGCACACCGGAGTTCCCCCGCTGCACCCACGAGCTACGCGAAGGACGCCTGTCCCTGGACCAGGTCGCAGTCATCGCCGAACGCGCCGCCGACGGCTCCGACGACCACTACGCCGAACTCGCCTCGGTGGCCACCGTCTCCCAACTGCGGACCGCGATCAAACTCGAACCCCGCCCCGACCCCGGCCCCACACCCGACCCCACACCGGCGATCAGCAAAACCAGTGACACCGAATACGACACCTGGCGCATCCGATTGCCGCACCCCGAATCGGCCATGCTCGACGCCGCCCTGCAGTCCCACCGCGACGCCCTGATCACCACCTGGAAACACGACCTCGACGCCGGTGCGGACAGCACCGGGCAGCACCCCCCGATGCCCACCACCATCGACGCCTTCCTGCGGTTGATCGAAAGCGGTTGGGACACCGAAGCCAGGCGCCGCCCCCACGGCCAACGCACCACCGTCGTCGTGCACGTCGACGCCGACACCCACCTGGCCGGCCTGCACCTGGGCCCGCTGCTCTCCGATCCCGAGCGGCAGTACCTGACCTGCGATGCCACCTGCGAAGTCTGGTTCCAACGCCACGGCCGCGTCATCGGCGCCGGCCGCAACACCCGCACCGTGGGCCGACGACTACGCCGCGCCCTGGAACACCGTGACCGCACCTGCGTGATCCCCGGCTGCGGAGCCACCGCCGGCCTACACGCCCACCACATCGTCCACTGGGAAGACGGCGGCCCCACCGACCTGTCCAACCTGGTCCTGGTCTGCCCCTACCACCACCGCCAACACCACCGCGGCCTGATCACCATCACCGGCCCCGCCGAACACCTCACCGTCACCGACGACAACGGCCACCCCCTACAACCGGGATCTTTGGCCCGAACACCCACCACCCCACCCCCGGCAGTCCCGCCCTACCCCGGCCCCACCGGCGAAAGAGCCGACTGGTGGTGGTACCCACCCTTCCAACCCCAACCCCCACCGCCGACCGACTAG
- a CDS encoding DUF732 domain-containing protein, with product MKRLLLLAGLSAMVGLAAPAHAAPTGIDGDFLSTLSGAGLSHRASDQATVSAGRAVCQLMDAGLSPMDTVVAVQATNPGFTIQTAGQFAAISTAHYCPQYM from the coding sequence ATGAAACGGTTACTGCTGCTGGCAGGTCTGAGTGCGATGGTCGGTTTGGCCGCCCCCGCTCACGCCGCGCCCACCGGTATCGACGGTGACTTCCTGTCCACCCTGTCGGGTGCCGGGTTGAGCCACCGGGCCAGTGACCAGGCCACCGTCTCGGCCGGCCGCGCCGTCTGCCAGCTGATGGACGCCGGCCTGTCCCCGATGGACACCGTCGTCGCGGTGCAGGCCACCAACCCCGGATTCACCATTCAGACCGCCGGGCAGTTCGCCGCCATCTCCACCGCGCACTACTGCCCGCAGTACATGTAA
- the sppA gene encoding signal peptide peptidase SppA: MFSLLPGVPSLDDLRGVARRIDTARHHGVPDGVILELDLQELPHETSSFDPLALLRSGGRPPVLRDVVAAIHRAAEDPRVAGLIARVQLSSAAAGPVQELRAAIAEFTAAKPSLAWAETYPGTLAYYLASAFGEVWMQPSGTLGLIGFATNATFLRTALGKAGIEAQFVARGEYKSAANLFTQDSYTDAHREADTALVESLHAQVRAAVAESRGLEPTVVDALADKAPLLRDDAVSSGLVDRIGFRDEAYNRIAELAGAEGITSADADGAPPRLYLSRYAGTDGPRPGLPGRKPKSTIAVVTVAGAIVSGSGGPQLSPMGNRNVGGDTIAAALREAAADDDVAAIVLRVDSPGGSVTGSETIWRAVQQARDAGKPVVASMGAVAASGGYYISAGTDTIVANPGTITGSIGVVTGKLVARQLKDRLGVGTDAVRTGANADAWSINTPFTAEQQGQVETEADLFYNDFVERVAQGRNLSTDAVDAVARGRVWTGADAAERGLVDELGGLRTAVRRAKVLAGIDPDTKVRMVSYPGSSWLEFVRPRPSSQPSAALSDAVGGLLVRSLTGIVDQVERSVNGAHVLWLGESRW, from the coding sequence ATGTTCTCCCTGCTCCCCGGTGTACCCAGCCTGGATGATCTGCGCGGCGTCGCCCGGCGCATCGACACCGCCCGGCATCACGGTGTGCCCGACGGCGTCATCCTCGAACTCGACCTGCAGGAGCTGCCGCACGAGACCAGTTCCTTCGACCCGCTGGCACTGCTCCGATCCGGCGGCCGCCCGCCGGTGCTTCGGGACGTGGTGGCCGCGATTCACCGCGCCGCCGAGGACCCGCGGGTCGCCGGGCTGATCGCCCGGGTGCAGCTTTCCTCGGCCGCCGCGGGACCGGTACAGGAACTGCGGGCCGCGATCGCCGAATTCACCGCGGCCAAACCGTCGTTGGCCTGGGCCGAAACCTACCCGGGCACACTGGCCTACTACCTGGCCTCGGCGTTCGGGGAAGTCTGGATGCAGCCGTCGGGCACGCTCGGCCTGATCGGCTTCGCCACCAACGCGACGTTCCTGCGCACCGCCCTGGGCAAAGCCGGCATCGAAGCCCAGTTCGTCGCCCGCGGTGAGTACAAGTCCGCGGCCAACCTGTTCACCCAGGACTCCTACACCGACGCCCACCGCGAGGCCGACACCGCGCTGGTGGAGAGCCTGCACGCCCAAGTGCGCGCAGCCGTCGCCGAATCCCGCGGGCTCGAGCCGACCGTCGTGGACGCCCTGGCCGACAAGGCCCCGTTGCTGCGGGACGACGCGGTGTCGTCCGGCCTCGTCGACCGGATCGGATTCCGCGACGAGGCCTACAACCGGATCGCCGAACTCGCCGGTGCCGAGGGCATCACCAGCGCCGATGCCGACGGCGCCCCGCCGCGCCTGTACCTGTCGCGCTACGCCGGAACAGACGGGCCGCGGCCCGGCCTGCCCGGACGCAAACCCAAATCGACCATCGCCGTGGTGACCGTCGCCGGGGCCATCGTCAGCGGATCCGGCGGGCCGCAGCTGTCGCCGATGGGCAACCGCAACGTCGGCGGCGACACCATTGCGGCAGCCCTGCGTGAAGCCGCCGCCGACGACGACGTCGCCGCGATCGTGCTGCGGGTGGACAGTCCGGGAGGTTCGGTCACCGGATCGGAGACCATCTGGCGGGCCGTGCAGCAGGCTCGTGACGCCGGCAAGCCGGTGGTGGCCTCGATGGGTGCCGTCGCCGCCTCCGGCGGCTACTACATCTCGGCCGGCACCGACACCATCGTGGCCAACCCCGGCACCATCACCGGATCCATCGGGGTGGTGACCGGAAAACTGGTCGCCCGGCAGCTCAAAGACCGCCTCGGCGTCGGCACCGACGCGGTGCGCACCGGAGCCAACGCCGACGCCTGGTCGATCAACACCCCGTTCACCGCGGAGCAGCAGGGCCAGGTCGAGACCGAAGCCGACCTGTTCTACAACGATTTCGTGGAGCGGGTCGCCCAAGGGCGCAACCTGTCCACCGACGCGGTCGACGCGGTGGCCCGCGGGCGGGTCTGGACCGGCGCCGACGCCGCGGAACGCGGGCTCGTCGACGAACTCGGCGGCCTACGTACCGCGGTGCGACGCGCCAAGGTACTGGCCGGGATCGACCCCGACACCAAGGTCCGCATGGTGTCCTATCCGGGATCGTCCTGGTTGGAGTTCGTCCGACCCCGTCCGTCGTCGCAGCCCTCGGCCGCGCTCTCCGATGCGGTCGGCGGACTGCTGGTGCGGTCGCTGACCGGCATCGTCGACCAGGTCGAACGCTCGGTCAACGGTGCCCACGTGCTGTGGCTGGGGGAGTCGCGCTGGTAG
- a CDS encoding PPE family protein — protein MDFGLVPPEIQSVLMYSGPGPGPIATTAAAWEALAAELDAAAASYEALIADLSSTSWRGMASEQMASAIAPYLAWMRATAAQAVETATQVRAGTAAYEAAFAATVPPAAVEANKAELIALIATNIFGQNTAAIAANQAEYAEMWAQDAAAMYGYAAAAATATRLTSFTSPPPAADGADDTAPVTDAAGAGQGALQQGMQAVPQMLQQLALPAQAGAAEAVVDDLVAGNVATGTAVSGLSLGSAYHGAISSVNFFQRMATQFVSQFSTSNAPTTTDIMERVNRIGLATGAIDPSELEQEMHGGRLGLGGFGDWRNWEHWLRGLGSGLGKAFLSAHTGQASTVGVLSVPPSWTAVPPELQLAALEIPEAAVASAPAVSDGPGVGVGNLVAATAAAGMAGRALAGTVGGRETTAGRDRVKQPASADESTATVAEIRERAELLRELGDLREAGLLSDAEFMEQKRQVINAAGQRRGR, from the coding sequence ATGGATTTCGGGCTGGTGCCACCGGAGATCCAATCTGTCCTGATGTACTCCGGCCCCGGTCCCGGGCCCATCGCCACAACCGCGGCGGCGTGGGAAGCACTCGCTGCCGAACTGGATGCGGCGGCAGCATCCTATGAGGCACTGATCGCCGACCTGTCCAGCACCTCCTGGCGGGGCATGGCCTCCGAACAGATGGCAAGTGCCATCGCACCGTATCTGGCCTGGATGCGCGCCACCGCCGCCCAAGCGGTCGAGACCGCCACACAGGTCAGAGCAGGCACGGCCGCCTACGAAGCGGCCTTCGCGGCCACCGTCCCGCCGGCAGCCGTCGAGGCGAACAAGGCCGAGCTGATCGCGCTGATCGCGACGAACATCTTCGGGCAGAACACCGCTGCGATCGCCGCCAACCAGGCCGAATACGCCGAGATGTGGGCCCAGGACGCCGCGGCGATGTACGGGTACGCCGCGGCGGCGGCCACCGCCACCCGATTGACGTCGTTCACGTCTCCTCCACCGGCCGCCGACGGCGCCGATGACACCGCACCCGTCACCGATGCCGCCGGTGCCGGTCAGGGTGCGCTGCAGCAAGGCATGCAGGCCGTCCCCCAGATGCTGCAGCAGCTAGCGCTTCCGGCGCAGGCGGGTGCCGCCGAAGCCGTGGTGGACGACCTGGTGGCGGGCAATGTCGCCACCGGCACCGCCGTGTCGGGACTCAGCCTGGGCTCGGCCTATCACGGGGCCATCAGCAGCGTGAACTTCTTCCAACGGATGGCCACCCAGTTCGTCAGCCAGTTCTCCACCAGCAACGCGCCGACCACGACCGACATCATGGAGCGGGTGAACCGGATCGGGCTCGCCACCGGGGCGATCGATCCGAGCGAGTTGGAACAGGAGATGCACGGCGGCCGTCTCGGACTGGGCGGTTTCGGCGACTGGCGCAATTGGGAGCACTGGCTGCGCGGCCTCGGCTCGGGACTGGGCAAAGCCTTCCTCAGCGCGCACACCGGCCAGGCGTCGACCGTCGGGGTGCTCTCGGTGCCCCCCAGCTGGACCGCGGTTCCGCCGGAGCTGCAGCTGGCCGCACTCGAGATTCCCGAGGCAGCCGTCGCGTCCGCGCCGGCGGTGTCCGACGGCCCGGGCGTCGGGGTGGGCAATCTGGTCGCCGCCACCGCCGCGGCGGGCATGGCCGGTCGTGCGTTGGCGGGTACGGTCGGGGGCCGCGAAACCACCGCGGGCCGCGACCGGGTGAAGCAACCGGCGTCTGCCGACGAGTCGACCGCCACCGTGGCCGAAATCCGGGAACGCGCGGAACTACTGCGTGAACTGGGCGACCTGCGTGAGGCCGGATTGCTCAGCGACGCCGAATTCATGGAGCAGAAGCGGCAGGTGATCAACGCCGCCGGTCAACGCCGCGGCCGCTGA